Within the Rosa rugosa chromosome 2, drRosRugo1.1, whole genome shotgun sequence genome, the region TAGAAACTAATCCCTCGATATGACCATCAGGAGACTAGCAGAACGAAAGCAATGTCTACTGAGCTCATTCTGGTATGATCTATTTGGTGCAAATAAAAGGTCATTTAAAAGGTTCCCAGTTTCGCTTATCCAACGATTCTCTTATCCTTTAAGGCTTCAACAGCTGATAAACTAAGAAGCATTTTGCaattagccaaaaaaaaaaaagaagcatttTGCTACAAAAGACGTAACAAAAGAAGATATACAAAAACTTACGGAACAAAACAATTTTACAAACCAGTATTTAGATACGGTAGGAACCCAATTAGATCGTATAGAAACCTTGGTTAGATCTGAGCCGGTtaaaccaaacccaaaaggaaaaaaacaaagagataaATGAGCCTATACTCAAACCCTTTCAACCAGAAGAaactttttctttaaaaaatgaTAGTCGATCAACTACTTGAAGAAATTGAACACATTTGGTTCTTGtgcaattgaaagatttttaaACTCAAAATTTTCTATCATAATTGAAAGGATGATCCTATGCTCTAGCATCACCTCTCCCTTCTTCTCCCTCAATTAATCCACCCATACATCGCCATGTTCTTCTAAAAGGGATTCTAGTGTAGGCGTGCCGGTTCACATTCTCAACGATGCACTCTTCCACAACTCCATTTGAAGTCAGTTGCAATGTCAATTTGATTGCCGCTATATATCTGCTTATAGTGCTCGAAAAATCTCAGTGCTTGACCTCTGATACATGTGTATGATTTGATGTTGGAATATGGTGGCTGGTTTTTATTGATATTGTACTTACGTTCACAACTATATTTTTCTATTACGAAAAGAAACTATATTGTTCATTAATATTGACTCTGATCCGATCCGAAGGATTTTTTCCTCATGGCtacttgttttctttctttttcattgccAACTAGTCCCAGACTTCTCTTTATAGCTCTCTATCTCTGATTCTCTGACTTCTATCTCTCTGAATATTAGtgattattagggggcaaaCATTTAGCGCAGGGGACAATTTAAACCCCTAGGTTGGAGCTAGATTGCCTTCATGGGGATGTATAGTGCAAAATAAATGGCTAACTTTCACTCATTTCAATGACAAGTAGAATAAATTTTGAAGGGTGGCtacttttgaggatttttagaGCAGCATGCATGTCTATGCTGGACAACCAGAAAGTCACTAACTTCCTGTGATATTGGCAGAAAATTCCATGCATGGTTCTTCTGAGTTTAATTATTAAAGCAAAAGGAAGAAGGCAATGGGGAGATGATCAATGTAGCTACTTTGGTAAATGGTGAATTAAAGAAGTTTAATATGTGATATCTTGACTTTCATGTTGACATGCTATTTTGTACCATTGGCTGGGCACTGCTTTTTGATTAGATTCATATAAACTTATACACAAATAGCAAATGCAATTCTCACTTGTTTAAGTATGCAATTCTccttttcaaagaaaaaaaaaaagtatgcaATTCTCACTTGTTTAAAAGTAGCGTTAGATgtaaaagcaaaagcaaaagaacCACTCAGACTCCAACAGGTTAAAGTGCTCTGGACTTGTGCATCAATGAGAGTAAAGAAACATATGTGCTTCTTATAATTGTAATTCTGATGCTTATTATAATGACTCATTTCCGCCTCTACTTTGTCATATATGTTTCCATGGGGATTCCTTCTCTGTAGCAGCAACTTTGGCCATGCAGATGAGCTCTACATGCAAAAGCTAGCTGCACTTCCAATGAGTTTCTGTAATGGAATATGCTACTGATgaatggttaaaaaaaaaaaaaaaaaagtactatgAATGGaaacttggtaacaatggtgatACTCAAGTGTGATTATACATCATGAGAGCTATGTCTGATCCACAAGCTAATAAGCAATACATATTGACAGTCCATTCGATTTAGCCAATCGCAAGTTCCGAATCACCAAACGCATATAGGTTGACTTAAAAAGATACAGAATTAGTCTCTATGATGCTCTTAACGTACTTCTTTTTTATTACTAGATCACTCTTTAATTTGACGATGGATGTAAGGTGAATGCAATGCCTAATCAAGCCACTTTCTCCAACAAGATGGAGGTCCAATATGGTAATATTTCAGGATGTGGGTGAGGAGGTCATCTTAGCATATGCTGTCTTTTCTCTGTTGGAATCTAATCTATTTGGCTTATGAATAATCATCATTTGTTCCCATATCTCTCTCCTAGACAGTGACATGTATCTTTTCATGATTTCAAATTATTCAAGTAATAAAATTTCATTGAAATTCTTTGAGCAGTTTATCTTTAATCTTTGGTCATTTCTGAGTCTCTGGTTTCTATTTAGTGAACTCATTTATAGGCAGatattttattttggtcaaCATAAAGTACATTAAGTGCTACGCGTGAGCTTTGGACTAGAAATGAAAATTTCTCTGACTTCCCAACTGTTTTGATTGGGAGCTCCAGCTGCTGAAACTTAGTAAATATTGATCTGAAATCTCTCTCTGAATTTACTGACCCTAACTTCCCTACCGTTTAATCAATGTTGTCGTATCCCATAATCACCTACCCATATTCTAAACAAAAGAGAGTATTCAGTGTACCGGCTTGATATTAGTGTACCGGCGGAATAATATCAAGtacatatatattttagttattaattaaaaagaaaatttcctATAAATATCAGCAGCTGAGATCCGTTGGATCTGCTGGTTTACTTGGTGCATAAAAGTATTTTCCATTCTCAACCTATATGGCTTTAATTTTACATGTAACTTCACAAAAATTTATCAAGAACAGAAAATGATTATAGACCAAGGCTTTACTAAATTATCACAACAGAGAATAGGTACAGTTATTCATATCTGCACTTAGATTGTAACAGTTCCATTTTCGCAAAAGAAAAAGTCTACAATCTTATAATTAATTAACTCGATCTCCAAGATTAAAAGCTAGCTGGTTAAGAATTCCAAAAGAGAGCAGATTATGTTGAATAATATGAAGCTAGCTAGCTTCAGCATCAAGGCTTATGGTGCTGGGTGTAGATGTAGTCCAAGTGAGCTTCTGCAATTACCCTTCTCTTTAAACAGTCTTCATCTCCATCAACACAGGCTTCCAGCCCCATTAGCTGCAATAACATCCCACAGCAAAGAAGTATAAGATATAGTTCCAAAAGATGAAACAGATCATAAGAAGAATACAACTAAAACATACATTCATGAAGTCAGTGCCTTCCAACTCCGTAAGTGAATTCCCATCACTGGTTTCCTTGAGCTTTGCCTCCTCTTGTCCTGAAAAAGATGACAAGATCTAATTCATTAGTATAGCTAACAAGAATAATTAAGTAGTAGTGAGAAGAAGATGTCAAGGCACAACTGGTAACCTTCTTTGTTCTGTAAAACCCTGGCTGATATTGTTGAGGAAGAAATGATGAACAAAATGCACAGAACAATAGCTGTTGTTTGAAAGATTTGCCTCATTTTTTCAACTCGGATaagagaacagagagagagagagggtcagAGAGATGAGATGAGTTTAAAGAGTTATTATAAGTTGGAAGTTGGGGGTTGTGGTGGAAGGAGAGGAAGCTAGGACATAAATACATGCAAAGAAAGCAGAAGTTTACTCATCTGTGAGTCACGTGAAGGTCCCCTCCGCCACTCCAAATAAGGCAGTTCACAATTACCTCATAAGGTGGGGGCCCAACTTCCTCAGGATGCTCTTATTATTATTCTAGACTTTCCATGCCTGTGTGACACAACAGCAGCAGTAACAGCACCACTATACTTGAAATGAGAGAGAGCTTTGGTCATTGTCTGCCACTGTGGTCCAGAAGGGAAGAGTAGTCCCCTCCAGACCTCCAAAAACTCCTAAAATCAGTGTTAAATTATAGTGAGGTTTTGACAGTGTTCCCAagtcaaccttttttttttgggacaatGATGACAGCTGCAGCCCATCATTTTTGTGGTGTTTGCTTAAACTATGGAAAGAGACATCATGCTAAAGCTTGGCAATATATTGCTCATTTGCTCCTGCTCCCACATGAATATGCAATTGGTGTTTTAAGTGGCAACACCACCCACCATAGTTGCATCGGTGACCAGACCATACTCTATCTAAGTAGTTGCTTATGTGTGTGGCATTAATTTTACTGTTTTATCTGACAAATTTAGAGTGAAAATCCGCAAATTAAAAGTTAGAGACACTTAATATCGTGGGTTACTCTATTATAAAACTAATGATCAGATTCCTTCGCCTTTGCTTAAGACTCCGATTTAAGTATTATCTACAATTAGatcttttaatttattttatatccGAGGAGCTAATATCCCTTATTTTATATCAAAGATAAATCCTATCTTTCACACACATGAGAATAAATGGATAATTATATCACATCCATCTTGATTTATTTTGTATCAAAGGTAAATCCCTATCTGTTACACACATGAGGA harbors:
- the LOC133733562 gene encoding putative phytosulfokines 6 produces the protein MRQIFQTTAIVLCILFIISSSTISARVLQNKEGQEEAKLKETSDGNSLTELEGTDFMNLMGLEACVDGDEDCLKRRVIAEAHLDYIYTQHHKP